A single region of the Pelecanus crispus isolate bPelCri1 chromosome 10, bPelCri1.pri, whole genome shotgun sequence genome encodes:
- the BMS1 gene encoding ribosome biogenesis protein BMS1 homolog isoform X1, with protein sequence MEEKENKKHRAKHSGPKAERKRKRYLNDLGIGDEENARKRNPKAFTVQSAVRMARTFHRTQDLKTKKHHIPVVDRTPLEPPPVVVVVVGPPKVGKSTLIKCLIKNFTRQKLVEIRGPVTIVSGKKRRLTIIECGCDINTMIDLAKVADLVLMLIDASFGFEMETFEFLNICQVHGFPKIMGVLTHLDTFKNNKQLKKTKKKLKHRFWTEVYPGAKLFYLSGMVHGEYQKQEIHNLGRFISVMKFRPLTWQTSHPYILADRMEELTNPEYIRINPKCDRKISLYGYLRGAHLKNKSQIHMPGVGDFTVSDVSFLPDPCALPEQQKKRSLNEKEKLVYAPLSGVGGIVYDKDAVYIDLGGSHAHEKEEEEVRPNHELVQSLISTHSAIDVKMASSKVSLFMDSRPLGSEDVGQEFVMPKEERRIDLKTGRVRRKALFEEEEKENDDAVSDEEDDEEAMSEDGSDGDDEDDVEEESDRELLGEEMALGRAKRLKTEVTKEAAMNELPAFADSDDDLEMSSEGEEGETAPEENEMEEDDDGEENEEDEQRTYKNESSDSEFEAASKRVTGSKQYEVSSEDTEMRSQILDHSLKRKAALTTDSGNCTAEEASESEVENSSLDEGDDEEGSYDDLEVEESNRKGFWHTQAKKADGIRETKLKAIEAEDDDDDDVENLLREEEEYEEKIDFSADTTGALKWKEDLTQKAAQAFLRQQRSTPNLRKLVYGTAVEDEDHESEDAGGELGGLFHVSRPDKASKQKANALDCSKFLIEKPQDWNLEEVMSSIRDCFVTGKWEDDKDAAKLLEQDEELYGDFEDLETGVVHKGKPAAEEDESGSEKEEEDGKMSKAEPEEEEKKKERMDKKRKLKEMFDAEYDEGDATYFDDLKEEMHKQAQLNRAEFEDQDDETRVQYEGFRPGMYVRIEIENVPCEFVLNFDPHYPVILGGLGNNEGNVGYVQLRLKKHRWYKKILKTRDPLILSLGWRRFQTIPMFYIEDHNGRHRLLKYTPQHMHCGATFWGPITPQGTGFLAVQSVSGTTPDFRIAATGVVLDLDKSITIVKKLKLTGFPFKIFKNTSFIKGMFNSQLEVAKFEGAAIRTVSGIRGQIKKALRTPVGAFRATFEDKLLMSDIVFVRTWYPVSIPRFYNPVTSLLKPTGEKDSWSGMKTTGQLRHERGIKLKQNKDSLYKPIVRERRHFNKLHIPKALQKALPFKNKPKNLEKKGKTPKDQWRPAVIREPHEKKISALLSALSTVNNYKIKKAKVKHREQLKEHLKVKQKEDEQKFKRQKEAKKKIYRILGQREKKRQKSSLKGSSNGEKNM encoded by the exons gtAAAAAACGCAGGCTAACTATTATTGAATGTGGATGTGACATTAACACAATGATTGACCTGGCTAAAGTTGCTGATTTG GTTCTAATGCTTATTGATGCCAGCTTTGGATTTGAGATGGAAACATTTGAATTCCTGAACATTTGTCAGGTACATGGCTTTCCCAAGATTATGGGAGTTCTTACCCACCTGGATACGTTCAAGAACAACAAACAATTAAAGAAGACTAAAAAGAAGTTAAAGCACAGATTCTGGACTGAAGTGTATCCG GGTGCTAAGCTGTTTTATCTGTCTGGGATGGTTCACGGAGAATATCAAAAGCAGGAAATTCACAATTTGGGGCGTTTTATCTCAGTTATGAAATTCCGACCTCTTACTTGGCAAACGTCTCACCCGTATATTCTTGCAGACAG AATGGAAGAGTTGACAAACCCGGAATATATTCGAATCAATCCCAAATGTGACAGGAAGATATCACTTTATGGATACTTGAGAGGAGCACACCtaaaaaacaaaagtcaaaTTCATATGCCAG GTGTAGGAGACTTTACTGTGAGTGATGTGAGTTTCCTGCCAGACCCCTGTGCTCTACCTGAACAGCAGAAGAAGCGTTCtttaaatgagaaagagaaactAGTCTATGCCCCACTTTCAGGAGTTGGGGGCATTGTATATGATAAAGATGCTGTTTATATTGACCTTGGTGGAAGCCATGCTCATGAAAAAGAAGAG GAGGAGGTGAGACCAAATCACGAACTAGTTCAGAGCCTCATCTCCACACATTCAGCCATTGATGTTAAGATGGCGTCAAGCAAGGTCTCTCTCTTCATGGACTCTAGACCCTTAGGTTCAGAAGATGTAGGACAAGA GTTTGTGATGCCAAAAGAAGAGAGACGGATTGATTTGAAGACTGGAAGAGTACGTCGGAAGGCATTGTttgaagaagaagagaaagaaaatgatgaTGCAGTAAGTGATGAGGAAGATGACGAAGAAGCCATGTCTGAGGATGGAAGTGATGGTGATGATGAAGATGATGTTGAGGAAGAAAGTGACAGAGAGCTATTAGGGGAAGAGATGGCTCTTGGGAGAGCCAAACGTCTGAAAACAGAGGTCACTAAAGAAGCAGCTATGAATGAACTGCCAGCATTTGCAGACAGTGATGACGATCTTGAGATGAGTtctgaaggagaagaaggagaaactgCCCCTGAAGAGAATGAGATGGAGGAAGATGATGATGGTGAGGAGAATGAGGAGGATGAACAAAGGACTTACAAAAATGAAAGCTCAGATAGTGAATTTGAGGCTGCAAGCAAAAGAGTAACTGGATCTAAGCAGTATGAAGTAAGTAGTGAAGATACAGAAATGAGATCACAAATCTTGGATCAcagtctgaaaagaaaagcGGCGCTCACTACAGATTCGGGAAACTGCACAGCAGAAGAGGCATCAGAATCTGAGGTTGAAAACTCTTCCCTTGATGAGGGCGATGATGAAGAAGGATCATACGATGACTTAGAAGTTGAGGAGTCAAATAGGAAGGGGTTTTGGCACACTCAAGCAAAGAAAGCTGATGGTATTAGAGAGACTAAACTTAAAGCTATAGAAGctgaggatgatgatgatgatgatgtggAGAATCTactgagagaggaagaggagtatgaagaaaaaatagatttttctgctGACACAACAG gtGCACTTAAGTGGAAAGAGGATCTTACGCAGAAGGCAGCTCAGGCTTTTCTAAGACAGCAACGTTCAACCCCCAATCTTCGTAAACTCGTATATGGAACAG CTGTCGAGGATGAGGACCATGAGAGTGAGGATGCAGGTGGTGAACTTGGAGGTTTGTTTCATGTCAGCCGTCCAGACAAAGCATCCAAACAGAAGGCTAATGCTCTTGACTGCTCCAAATTTCTGATAGAAAAGCCACAAGACTGGAATTTAGAAGAG GTTATGAGCAGTATTCGAGACTGCTTTGTTACTGGAAAGTGGGAAGATGATAAAGATGCAGCAAAGTTGCTGGAGCAAGATG AAGAACTGTATGGAGATTTTGAAGATCTTGAAACTGGTGTTGTGCACAAAGGAAAGCCTGCTGCTGAAGAAGATGAG TCTGGAagtgaaaaagaggaggaagatggaaaaatgtCCAAAGCAGaacctgaggaggaggaaaagaaaaaggagcgTATGGACAAGAAACggaaactgaaagaaatgtttgatGCAGAGTATGATGAAGGGGATGCCACGTActttgatgatcttaaagaagaaatgcaCAAACAAGCACAG CTTAATCGAGCGGAATTTGAAGATCAAGATGATGAGACCAGAGTGCAGTATGAGGGCTTCCGGCCTGGGATGTATGTTCGAATAGAGATTGAGAATGTCCCGTGTGAATTTGTCCTGAATTTTGACCCTCATTATCCTGTTATCCTGGGTGGTTTAGGCAACAACGAAGGAAATGTTGGGTATGTACAG TTGCGCCTGAAGAAGCACCGATGGTATAAGAAGATACTTAAGACACGTGATCCTTTAATCCTCTCATTAGGGTGGAGGCGATTTCAGACTATCCCCATGTTCTACATTGAAGATCACAATGGGCGTCACAGGCTTCTGAAGTACACGCCACAACATATGCATTGTGGAGCAACTTTCTGGG GGCCCATCACTCCTCAGGGGACAGGATTTTTGGCAGTTCAGTCTGTCAGTGGCACAACG CCTGATTTCCGGATTGCTGCGACAGGAGTTGTGCTCGATTTAGATAAATCCATAACTAttgtaaagaaattaaagcttACTGGTTTTCCATTCAAAATTTTTAAGAACACTTCTTTTATTAAG GGAATGTTTAACTCTCAGTTGGAAGTGGCTAAATTTGAAGGTGCAGCAATTCGTACTGTGAGTGGTATCCGAGGACAGATCAAAAAGGCCCTCCGAACTCCAGTAGGTGCTTTCAGAGCAACATTTGAAGACAAGTTGCTGATGAGTG atattgTCTTTGTGAGGACTTGGTATCCCGTTTCTATCCCAAGATTTTATAACCCTGTAACATCATTGCTGAAGCCAACAGGTGAGAAAGATAGTTGGAGTGGAATGAAGACAACAGGCCAGCTGAGGCATGAGCGAGGCatcaaactgaaacaaaacaaagattcTCTCTACAAG CCTATTGTGAGGGAGAGAAGGCATTTCAATAAGCTCCACATTCCTAAAGCACTGCAGAAGGCACTGCCTTTTAAGAATAAGCCTAAGAATCTTGAGAAGAAAGGCAAGACTCCAAAAGACCAGTGGAGACCAGCTGTTATCAGGGAGCCTCATGAAAAGAAG atATCAGCCCTACTCAGTGCTTTGAGTACAGTGAATAATTACAAGATAAAGAAAGCCAAAGTAAAACATCGGGAACAGCTTAAAGAACATCTCAAAGTTAAGCAGAAGGAGGATGAACAGAAATTCAAGAGGCAAAAGGAggctaagaaaaaaatctatcgCATACTGggacaaagggagaaaaagaggcagAAGTCAAGCTTGAAAGGATCTAGCAACGGAGAGAAGAATATGTAA
- the BMS1 gene encoding ribosome biogenesis protein BMS1 homolog isoform X2: MEEKENKKHRAKHSGPKAERKRKRYLNDLGIGDEENARKRNPKAFTVQSAVRMARTFHRTQDLKTKKHHIPVVDRTPLEPPPVVVVVVGPPKVGKSTLIKCLIKNFTRQKLVEIRGPVTIVSGKKRRLTIIECGCDINTMIDLAKVADLVLMLIDASFGFEMETFEFLNICQVHGFPKIMGVLTHLDTFKNNKQLKKTKKKLKHRFWTEVYPGAKLFYLSGMVHGEYQKQEIHNLGRFISVMKFRPLTWQTSHPYILADRMEELTNPEYIRINPKCDRKISLYGYLRGAHLKNKSQIHMPGVGDFTVSDVSFLPDPCALPEQQKKRSLNEKEKLVYAPLSGVGGIVYDKDAVYIDLGGSHAHEKEEEEVRPNHELVQSLISTHSAIDVKMASSKVSLFMDSRPLGSEDVGQEFVMPKEERRIDLKTGRVRRKALFEEEEKENDDAVSDEEDDEEAMSEDGSDGDDEDDVEEESDRELLGEEMALGRAKRLKTEVTKEAAMNELPAFADSDDDLEMSSEGEEGETAPEENEMEEDDDGEENEEDEQRTYKNESSDSEFEAASKRVTGSKQYEVSSEDTEMRSQILDHSLKRKAALTTDSGNCTAEEASESEVENSSLDEGDDEEGSYDDLEVEESNRKGFWHTQAKKADGIRETKLKAIEAEDDDDDDVENLLREEEEYEEKIDFSADTTGALKWKEDLTQKAAQAFLRQQRSTPNLRKLVYGTAVEDEDHESEDAGGELGGLFHVSRPDKASKQKANALDCSKFLIEKPQDWNLEEVMSSIRDCFVTGKWEDDKDAAKLLEQDELYGDFEDLETGVVHKGKPAAEEDESGSEKEEEDGKMSKAEPEEEEKKKERMDKKRKLKEMFDAEYDEGDATYFDDLKEEMHKQAQLNRAEFEDQDDETRVQYEGFRPGMYVRIEIENVPCEFVLNFDPHYPVILGGLGNNEGNVGYVQLRLKKHRWYKKILKTRDPLILSLGWRRFQTIPMFYIEDHNGRHRLLKYTPQHMHCGATFWGPITPQGTGFLAVQSVSGTTPDFRIAATGVVLDLDKSITIVKKLKLTGFPFKIFKNTSFIKGMFNSQLEVAKFEGAAIRTVSGIRGQIKKALRTPVGAFRATFEDKLLMSDIVFVRTWYPVSIPRFYNPVTSLLKPTGEKDSWSGMKTTGQLRHERGIKLKQNKDSLYKPIVRERRHFNKLHIPKALQKALPFKNKPKNLEKKGKTPKDQWRPAVIREPHEKKISALLSALSTVNNYKIKKAKVKHREQLKEHLKVKQKEDEQKFKRQKEAKKKIYRILGQREKKRQKSSLKGSSNGEKNM; this comes from the exons gtAAAAAACGCAGGCTAACTATTATTGAATGTGGATGTGACATTAACACAATGATTGACCTGGCTAAAGTTGCTGATTTG GTTCTAATGCTTATTGATGCCAGCTTTGGATTTGAGATGGAAACATTTGAATTCCTGAACATTTGTCAGGTACATGGCTTTCCCAAGATTATGGGAGTTCTTACCCACCTGGATACGTTCAAGAACAACAAACAATTAAAGAAGACTAAAAAGAAGTTAAAGCACAGATTCTGGACTGAAGTGTATCCG GGTGCTAAGCTGTTTTATCTGTCTGGGATGGTTCACGGAGAATATCAAAAGCAGGAAATTCACAATTTGGGGCGTTTTATCTCAGTTATGAAATTCCGACCTCTTACTTGGCAAACGTCTCACCCGTATATTCTTGCAGACAG AATGGAAGAGTTGACAAACCCGGAATATATTCGAATCAATCCCAAATGTGACAGGAAGATATCACTTTATGGATACTTGAGAGGAGCACACCtaaaaaacaaaagtcaaaTTCATATGCCAG GTGTAGGAGACTTTACTGTGAGTGATGTGAGTTTCCTGCCAGACCCCTGTGCTCTACCTGAACAGCAGAAGAAGCGTTCtttaaatgagaaagagaaactAGTCTATGCCCCACTTTCAGGAGTTGGGGGCATTGTATATGATAAAGATGCTGTTTATATTGACCTTGGTGGAAGCCATGCTCATGAAAAAGAAGAG GAGGAGGTGAGACCAAATCACGAACTAGTTCAGAGCCTCATCTCCACACATTCAGCCATTGATGTTAAGATGGCGTCAAGCAAGGTCTCTCTCTTCATGGACTCTAGACCCTTAGGTTCAGAAGATGTAGGACAAGA GTTTGTGATGCCAAAAGAAGAGAGACGGATTGATTTGAAGACTGGAAGAGTACGTCGGAAGGCATTGTttgaagaagaagagaaagaaaatgatgaTGCAGTAAGTGATGAGGAAGATGACGAAGAAGCCATGTCTGAGGATGGAAGTGATGGTGATGATGAAGATGATGTTGAGGAAGAAAGTGACAGAGAGCTATTAGGGGAAGAGATGGCTCTTGGGAGAGCCAAACGTCTGAAAACAGAGGTCACTAAAGAAGCAGCTATGAATGAACTGCCAGCATTTGCAGACAGTGATGACGATCTTGAGATGAGTtctgaaggagaagaaggagaaactgCCCCTGAAGAGAATGAGATGGAGGAAGATGATGATGGTGAGGAGAATGAGGAGGATGAACAAAGGACTTACAAAAATGAAAGCTCAGATAGTGAATTTGAGGCTGCAAGCAAAAGAGTAACTGGATCTAAGCAGTATGAAGTAAGTAGTGAAGATACAGAAATGAGATCACAAATCTTGGATCAcagtctgaaaagaaaagcGGCGCTCACTACAGATTCGGGAAACTGCACAGCAGAAGAGGCATCAGAATCTGAGGTTGAAAACTCTTCCCTTGATGAGGGCGATGATGAAGAAGGATCATACGATGACTTAGAAGTTGAGGAGTCAAATAGGAAGGGGTTTTGGCACACTCAAGCAAAGAAAGCTGATGGTATTAGAGAGACTAAACTTAAAGCTATAGAAGctgaggatgatgatgatgatgatgtggAGAATCTactgagagaggaagaggagtatgaagaaaaaatagatttttctgctGACACAACAG gtGCACTTAAGTGGAAAGAGGATCTTACGCAGAAGGCAGCTCAGGCTTTTCTAAGACAGCAACGTTCAACCCCCAATCTTCGTAAACTCGTATATGGAACAG CTGTCGAGGATGAGGACCATGAGAGTGAGGATGCAGGTGGTGAACTTGGAGGTTTGTTTCATGTCAGCCGTCCAGACAAAGCATCCAAACAGAAGGCTAATGCTCTTGACTGCTCCAAATTTCTGATAGAAAAGCCACAAGACTGGAATTTAGAAGAG GTTATGAGCAGTATTCGAGACTGCTTTGTTACTGGAAAGTGGGAAGATGATAAAGATGCAGCAAAGTTGCTGGAGCAAGATG AACTGTATGGAGATTTTGAAGATCTTGAAACTGGTGTTGTGCACAAAGGAAAGCCTGCTGCTGAAGAAGATGAG TCTGGAagtgaaaaagaggaggaagatggaaaaatgtCCAAAGCAGaacctgaggaggaggaaaagaaaaaggagcgTATGGACAAGAAACggaaactgaaagaaatgtttgatGCAGAGTATGATGAAGGGGATGCCACGTActttgatgatcttaaagaagaaatgcaCAAACAAGCACAG CTTAATCGAGCGGAATTTGAAGATCAAGATGATGAGACCAGAGTGCAGTATGAGGGCTTCCGGCCTGGGATGTATGTTCGAATAGAGATTGAGAATGTCCCGTGTGAATTTGTCCTGAATTTTGACCCTCATTATCCTGTTATCCTGGGTGGTTTAGGCAACAACGAAGGAAATGTTGGGTATGTACAG TTGCGCCTGAAGAAGCACCGATGGTATAAGAAGATACTTAAGACACGTGATCCTTTAATCCTCTCATTAGGGTGGAGGCGATTTCAGACTATCCCCATGTTCTACATTGAAGATCACAATGGGCGTCACAGGCTTCTGAAGTACACGCCACAACATATGCATTGTGGAGCAACTTTCTGGG GGCCCATCACTCCTCAGGGGACAGGATTTTTGGCAGTTCAGTCTGTCAGTGGCACAACG CCTGATTTCCGGATTGCTGCGACAGGAGTTGTGCTCGATTTAGATAAATCCATAACTAttgtaaagaaattaaagcttACTGGTTTTCCATTCAAAATTTTTAAGAACACTTCTTTTATTAAG GGAATGTTTAACTCTCAGTTGGAAGTGGCTAAATTTGAAGGTGCAGCAATTCGTACTGTGAGTGGTATCCGAGGACAGATCAAAAAGGCCCTCCGAACTCCAGTAGGTGCTTTCAGAGCAACATTTGAAGACAAGTTGCTGATGAGTG atattgTCTTTGTGAGGACTTGGTATCCCGTTTCTATCCCAAGATTTTATAACCCTGTAACATCATTGCTGAAGCCAACAGGTGAGAAAGATAGTTGGAGTGGAATGAAGACAACAGGCCAGCTGAGGCATGAGCGAGGCatcaaactgaaacaaaacaaagattcTCTCTACAAG CCTATTGTGAGGGAGAGAAGGCATTTCAATAAGCTCCACATTCCTAAAGCACTGCAGAAGGCACTGCCTTTTAAGAATAAGCCTAAGAATCTTGAGAAGAAAGGCAAGACTCCAAAAGACCAGTGGAGACCAGCTGTTATCAGGGAGCCTCATGAAAAGAAG atATCAGCCCTACTCAGTGCTTTGAGTACAGTGAATAATTACAAGATAAAGAAAGCCAAAGTAAAACATCGGGAACAGCTTAAAGAACATCTCAAAGTTAAGCAGAAGGAGGATGAACAGAAATTCAAGAGGCAAAAGGAggctaagaaaaaaatctatcgCATACTGggacaaagggagaaaaagaggcagAAGTCAAGCTTGAAAGGATCTAGCAACGGAGAGAAGAATATGTAA
- the BMS1 gene encoding ribosome biogenesis protein BMS1 homolog isoform X3, producing MEEKENKKHRAKHSGPKAERKRKRYLNDLGIGDEENARKRNPKAFTVQSAVRMARTFHRTQDLKTKKHHIPVVDRTPLEPPPVVVVVVGPPKVGKSTLIKCLIKNFTRQKLVEIRGPVTIVSGKKRRLTIIECGCDINTMIDLAKVADLVLMLIDASFGFEMETFEFLNICQVHGFPKIMGVLTHLDTFKNNKQLKKTKKKLKHRFWTEVYPGAKLFYLSGMVHGEYQKQEIHNLGRFISVMKFRPLTWQTSHPYILADRMEELTNPEYIRINPKCDRKISLYGYLRGAHLKNKSQIHMPGVGDFTVSDVSFLPDPCALPEQQKKRSLNEKEKLVYAPLSGVGGIVYDKDAVYIDLGGSHVFQEEVRPNHELVQSLISTHSAIDVKMASSKVSLFMDSRPLGSEDVGQEFVMPKEERRIDLKTGRVRRKALFEEEEKENDDAVSDEEDDEEAMSEDGSDGDDEDDVEEESDRELLGEEMALGRAKRLKTEVTKEAAMNELPAFADSDDDLEMSSEGEEGETAPEENEMEEDDDGEENEEDEQRTYKNESSDSEFEAASKRVTGSKQYEVSSEDTEMRSQILDHSLKRKAALTTDSGNCTAEEASESEVENSSLDEGDDEEGSYDDLEVEESNRKGFWHTQAKKADGIRETKLKAIEAEDDDDDDVENLLREEEEYEEKIDFSADTTGALKWKEDLTQKAAQAFLRQQRSTPNLRKLVYGTAVEDEDHESEDAGGELGGLFHVSRPDKASKQKANALDCSKFLIEKPQDWNLEEVMSSIRDCFVTGKWEDDKDAAKLLEQDEELYGDFEDLETGVVHKGKPAAEEDESGSEKEEEDGKMSKAEPEEEEKKKERMDKKRKLKEMFDAEYDEGDATYFDDLKEEMHKQAQLNRAEFEDQDDETRVQYEGFRPGMYVRIEIENVPCEFVLNFDPHYPVILGGLGNNEGNVGYVQLRLKKHRWYKKILKTRDPLILSLGWRRFQTIPMFYIEDHNGRHRLLKYTPQHMHCGATFWGPITPQGTGFLAVQSVSGTTPDFRIAATGVVLDLDKSITIVKKLKLTGFPFKIFKNTSFIKGMFNSQLEVAKFEGAAIRTVSGIRGQIKKALRTPVGAFRATFEDKLLMSDIVFVRTWYPVSIPRFYNPVTSLLKPTGEKDSWSGMKTTGQLRHERGIKLKQNKDSLYKPIVRERRHFNKLHIPKALQKALPFKNKPKNLEKKGKTPKDQWRPAVIREPHEKKISALLSALSTVNNYKIKKAKVKHREQLKEHLKVKQKEDEQKFKRQKEAKKKIYRILGQREKKRQKSSLKGSSNGEKNM from the exons gtAAAAAACGCAGGCTAACTATTATTGAATGTGGATGTGACATTAACACAATGATTGACCTGGCTAAAGTTGCTGATTTG GTTCTAATGCTTATTGATGCCAGCTTTGGATTTGAGATGGAAACATTTGAATTCCTGAACATTTGTCAGGTACATGGCTTTCCCAAGATTATGGGAGTTCTTACCCACCTGGATACGTTCAAGAACAACAAACAATTAAAGAAGACTAAAAAGAAGTTAAAGCACAGATTCTGGACTGAAGTGTATCCG GGTGCTAAGCTGTTTTATCTGTCTGGGATGGTTCACGGAGAATATCAAAAGCAGGAAATTCACAATTTGGGGCGTTTTATCTCAGTTATGAAATTCCGACCTCTTACTTGGCAAACGTCTCACCCGTATATTCTTGCAGACAG AATGGAAGAGTTGACAAACCCGGAATATATTCGAATCAATCCCAAATGTGACAGGAAGATATCACTTTATGGATACTTGAGAGGAGCACACCtaaaaaacaaaagtcaaaTTCATATGCCAG GTGTAGGAGACTTTACTGTGAGTGATGTGAGTTTCCTGCCAGACCCCTGTGCTCTACCTGAACAGCAGAAGAAGCGTTCtttaaatgagaaagagaaactAGTCTATGCCCCACTTTCAGGAGTTGGGGGCATTGTATATGATAAAGATGCTGTTTATATTGACCTTGGTGGAAGCCAT gttttcCAGGAGGAGGTGAGACCAAATCACGAACTAGTTCAGAGCCTCATCTCCACACATTCAGCCATTGATGTTAAGATGGCGTCAAGCAAGGTCTCTCTCTTCATGGACTCTAGACCCTTAGGTTCAGAAGATGTAGGACAAGA GTTTGTGATGCCAAAAGAAGAGAGACGGATTGATTTGAAGACTGGAAGAGTACGTCGGAAGGCATTGTttgaagaagaagagaaagaaaatgatgaTGCAGTAAGTGATGAGGAAGATGACGAAGAAGCCATGTCTGAGGATGGAAGTGATGGTGATGATGAAGATGATGTTGAGGAAGAAAGTGACAGAGAGCTATTAGGGGAAGAGATGGCTCTTGGGAGAGCCAAACGTCTGAAAACAGAGGTCACTAAAGAAGCAGCTATGAATGAACTGCCAGCATTTGCAGACAGTGATGACGATCTTGAGATGAGTtctgaaggagaagaaggagaaactgCCCCTGAAGAGAATGAGATGGAGGAAGATGATGATGGTGAGGAGAATGAGGAGGATGAACAAAGGACTTACAAAAATGAAAGCTCAGATAGTGAATTTGAGGCTGCAAGCAAAAGAGTAACTGGATCTAAGCAGTATGAAGTAAGTAGTGAAGATACAGAAATGAGATCACAAATCTTGGATCAcagtctgaaaagaaaagcGGCGCTCACTACAGATTCGGGAAACTGCACAGCAGAAGAGGCATCAGAATCTGAGGTTGAAAACTCTTCCCTTGATGAGGGCGATGATGAAGAAGGATCATACGATGACTTAGAAGTTGAGGAGTCAAATAGGAAGGGGTTTTGGCACACTCAAGCAAAGAAAGCTGATGGTATTAGAGAGACTAAACTTAAAGCTATAGAAGctgaggatgatgatgatgatgatgtggAGAATCTactgagagaggaagaggagtatgaagaaaaaatagatttttctgctGACACAACAG gtGCACTTAAGTGGAAAGAGGATCTTACGCAGAAGGCAGCTCAGGCTTTTCTAAGACAGCAACGTTCAACCCCCAATCTTCGTAAACTCGTATATGGAACAG CTGTCGAGGATGAGGACCATGAGAGTGAGGATGCAGGTGGTGAACTTGGAGGTTTGTTTCATGTCAGCCGTCCAGACAAAGCATCCAAACAGAAGGCTAATGCTCTTGACTGCTCCAAATTTCTGATAGAAAAGCCACAAGACTGGAATTTAGAAGAG GTTATGAGCAGTATTCGAGACTGCTTTGTTACTGGAAAGTGGGAAGATGATAAAGATGCAGCAAAGTTGCTGGAGCAAGATG AAGAACTGTATGGAGATTTTGAAGATCTTGAAACTGGTGTTGTGCACAAAGGAAAGCCTGCTGCTGAAGAAGATGAG TCTGGAagtgaaaaagaggaggaagatggaaaaatgtCCAAAGCAGaacctgaggaggaggaaaagaaaaaggagcgTATGGACAAGAAACggaaactgaaagaaatgtttgatGCAGAGTATGATGAAGGGGATGCCACGTActttgatgatcttaaagaagaaatgcaCAAACAAGCACAG CTTAATCGAGCGGAATTTGAAGATCAAGATGATGAGACCAGAGTGCAGTATGAGGGCTTCCGGCCTGGGATGTATGTTCGAATAGAGATTGAGAATGTCCCGTGTGAATTTGTCCTGAATTTTGACCCTCATTATCCTGTTATCCTGGGTGGTTTAGGCAACAACGAAGGAAATGTTGGGTATGTACAG TTGCGCCTGAAGAAGCACCGATGGTATAAGAAGATACTTAAGACACGTGATCCTTTAATCCTCTCATTAGGGTGGAGGCGATTTCAGACTATCCCCATGTTCTACATTGAAGATCACAATGGGCGTCACAGGCTTCTGAAGTACACGCCACAACATATGCATTGTGGAGCAACTTTCTGGG GGCCCATCACTCCTCAGGGGACAGGATTTTTGGCAGTTCAGTCTGTCAGTGGCACAACG CCTGATTTCCGGATTGCTGCGACAGGAGTTGTGCTCGATTTAGATAAATCCATAACTAttgtaaagaaattaaagcttACTGGTTTTCCATTCAAAATTTTTAAGAACACTTCTTTTATTAAG GGAATGTTTAACTCTCAGTTGGAAGTGGCTAAATTTGAAGGTGCAGCAATTCGTACTGTGAGTGGTATCCGAGGACAGATCAAAAAGGCCCTCCGAACTCCAGTAGGTGCTTTCAGAGCAACATTTGAAGACAAGTTGCTGATGAGTG atattgTCTTTGTGAGGACTTGGTATCCCGTTTCTATCCCAAGATTTTATAACCCTGTAACATCATTGCTGAAGCCAACAGGTGAGAAAGATAGTTGGAGTGGAATGAAGACAACAGGCCAGCTGAGGCATGAGCGAGGCatcaaactgaaacaaaacaaagattcTCTCTACAAG CCTATTGTGAGGGAGAGAAGGCATTTCAATAAGCTCCACATTCCTAAAGCACTGCAGAAGGCACTGCCTTTTAAGAATAAGCCTAAGAATCTTGAGAAGAAAGGCAAGACTCCAAAAGACCAGTGGAGACCAGCTGTTATCAGGGAGCCTCATGAAAAGAAG atATCAGCCCTACTCAGTGCTTTGAGTACAGTGAATAATTACAAGATAAAGAAAGCCAAAGTAAAACATCGGGAACAGCTTAAAGAACATCTCAAAGTTAAGCAGAAGGAGGATGAACAGAAATTCAAGAGGCAAAAGGAggctaagaaaaaaatctatcgCATACTGggacaaagggagaaaaagaggcagAAGTCAAGCTTGAAAGGATCTAGCAACGGAGAGAAGAATATGTAA